From a single Peromyscus maniculatus bairdii isolate BWxNUB_F1_BW_parent chromosome 4, HU_Pman_BW_mat_3.1, whole genome shotgun sequence genomic region:
- the Rin2 gene encoding ras and Rab interactor 2 isoform X4, whose translation MWMLGTEPRSSAEQDVLPFTLKLPYAISTAKTESQLEELAQLGLNFWSSSADKKPPNSPPPHRPLSSAGICPASLRQLCLINGVHSIKTRTPSELECSQTNGALCFINPLFLKVHSQDLSTGPKRPSTRTPNANGTERPRSPPPRPPPPAINSLHTSPGLSRTEPQTSMPETVNHSKHGNVALLGTKPTPIPPPRLKKQASFLEAEGSTKTLTACRPSRSPESEPEPEEPELGTAGHAGGAPPRDAPGDCTRAPPPDSESQPPPCHGGRQRLSDMSLSTSSSDSLEFDRSMPLYGYEADTTSSLEDYEGESDQETMAPPIKSKKKRNSSFVLPKLVKSQLRKMSGVFSSFMTPEKRMVRRIAELSRDKCTYFGCLVQDYVSFLKENKECHVSSTDMLQTIRQFMTQVKNYLSQSSELDPPIESLIPEDQIDVVLEKAMHKCILKPLKGHVEAMLKDFHTADGSWKQLKENLQLVRQRNPQELGVFAPTPDLVDLEKIKVKFMTMQKMYSPEKKVMLLLRVCKLIYTVMENNSGRMYGADDFLPVLTYVIAQCDMLELDTEIEYMMELLDPSLLHGEGGYYLTSAYGALSLIKNFQEEQAARLLSSEARDTLRQWHKRRTTNRTIPSVDDFQNYLRVAFQEVNSGCTGKTLLVRPYITTEDVCQLCAEKFKVEDPEEYSLFLFVDETWQQLAEDTYPQKIKAELHSRPQPHIFHFVYKRIKNDPYGVIFQNGEDLTPS comes from the exons GGATGTTCTACCATTCACCTTGAAGTTGCCTTATGCTATTTCAACAGCCAAGACGGAGTCTCAGCTTGAAGAACTAGCCCAGCTGGGACTAA ATTTTTGGAGCTCCTCAGCTGACAAGAAACCCCCAAACTCCCCACCTCCCCATAGGCCTCTCTCCTCAGCCGGCATCTGTCCTGCCTCCTTGCGTCAGCTCTGCCTTATAAATGGAGTGCATTCTATAAAAACCAGGACGCCTTCGGAGCTGGAGTGCAGCCAGACCAACGGAGCCTTGTGTTTTATTAATCCTCTTTTCTTGAAAGTGCACAGCCAGGACCTCAGCACAGGCCCAAAGCGGCCGAGCACAAGGACTCCCAACGCGAATGGCACCGAGAGGCCTCGGTCCCCCCCACCCAGGCCCCCGCCACCCGCTATTAATAGTCTGCACACAAGCCCTGGGCTATCCAGGACTGAACCCCAGACGAGCATGCCAGAAACAGTCAACCATAGCAAACATGGGAACGTAGCTCTGCTTGGAACAAAACCAACTCCCATCCCTCCACCCCGGCTGAAGAAGCAGGCTTCTTTTTTGGAAGCGGAAGGCAGCACTAAGACCTTGACCGCCTGCCGGCCCAGCCGGAGCCCGGAGTCAGAGCCGGAGCCGGAGGAGCCGGAGCTGGGCACAGCTGGGCACGcaggtggagccccgcctagggACGCCCCCGGGGATTGCACAAGGGCGCCGCCGCCCGACTCTGAATCACAGCCACCACCGTGccatggaggcaggcagaggctgaGCGACATGAGcctttccacttcctcctccgACTCGCTGGAGTTCGACCGGAGCATGCCCCTGTATGGCTACGAGGCTGACACCACCAGCAGTCTGGAGGACTACGAAGGGGAGAGTGACCAGGAGACCATGGCACCTCCCATCAAGTCCAAAAAGAAGAGGAACAGCTCCTTTGTGCTGCCCAAGCTCGTCAAGTCCCAGTTGCGAAAGATGAGCGGGGTATTCAGCTCCTTCATGACCCCTGAGAAGCGGATGGTCCGCAGGATCGCTGAGCTGTCCCGGGACAAATGCACCTATTTCGGGTGCCTGGTGCAAGACTACGTGAGCTTcctgaaggagaacaaggaatgccATGTGTCCAGCACTGACATGCTGCAGACCATCCGACAGTTTATGACCCAGGTCAAGAACTATTTGTCTCAGAGCTCCGAACTGGACCCCCCTATTGAGTCGCTGATCCCTGAAGACCAAATTG atgtggtgttggagaaggCTATGCACAAATGCATCTTGAAGCCCCTCAAGGGCCACGTGGAGGCCATGCTGAAGGACTTCCACACAGCTGACGGCTCGTGGAAACAACTCAAGGAAAACCTGCAACTCGTGCGCCAGAGGAACCCACAGGAGCTGGGGGTCTTTGCCCCGACCCCTGACTTGGTGGACCTGGAGAAAATCAAAGTGAAATTCATGACCATGCAGAAGATGTATTcgccagaaaagaaagtcatgcTTCTGCTTCGGGTCTGCAAGCTCATCTACACTGTCATGGAGAACAACTCAG GGAGGATGTATGGTGCGGATGACTTCTTGCCTGTGCTGACCTATGTCATAGCCCAGTGTGACATGCTTGAATTGGACACTGAGATCGAGTACATGATGGAGCTCTTAGACCCGTCACTGCTGCATGGAGAAG GAGGCTATTACTTGACAAGCGCCTATGGAGCCCTGTCTCTGATAAAGAATTTCCAAGAAGAACAGGCTGCGAGGCTGCTCAGCTCAGAGGCCAGGGACACCCTGAGGCAGTGGCACAAGCGGAGAACCACCAACCGGACCATCCCCTCTGTAGATGACTTTCAG AATTACCTCCGAGTTGCCTTTCAAGAGGTCAACAGCGGATGCACAGGGAAGACCCTCCTTGTGAGACCGTACATCACCACAGAGGATGTGTGTCAGCTCTGTGCGGAGAAGTTTAAGGTGGAGGACCCTGAGGAGTATAGCCTCTTTCTCTTCGTGGATGAAACATGGCAGCAGTTGGCAGAGGACACTTATCCTCAAAAGATCAAGGCTGAGCTTCACAGCCGGCCTCAACCCCATATATTCCACTTTGTCTACAAGCGAATCAAGAATGATCCTTACGGTGTGATTTTCCAGAATGGGGAAGACCTCACTCCCTCATAG